The Candidatus Equadaptatus faecalis genome has a segment encoding these proteins:
- the plsY gene encoding glycerol-3-phosphate 1-O-acyltransferase PlsY, which produces MLIFWILAGYLAGSCPTGYLLAKYIKNVDIRKFGSGNIGATNAGRLLGKKYAVFIALFDMLKGGIIVLLAAFCTHDPLTAALSGAASVLGHNYPVWLGFKGGKGVATTYGVIFFFDFFNPLPSLLGGAVWYVVMKTSRYVSVGSICGLFAAAFLTLAFKMPKPYFFVSLFLAALSTYRHKDNLKRIAAGTETKVGEK; this is translated from the coding sequence ATGCTTATTTTCTGGATTTTGGCGGGCTATCTTGCCGGAAGCTGTCCGACAGGGTATCTTCTTGCCAAATACATCAAAAACGTTGACATAAGGAAATTCGGTTCGGGCAATATAGGCGCGACAAACGCCGGACGTCTGCTCGGAAAAAAATACGCCGTTTTTATTGCACTGTTTGACATGCTCAAGGGCGGAATAATTGTTTTGCTCGCGGCGTTCTGCACGCATGACCCGCTCACAGCCGCTCTTTCAGGCGCTGCTTCCGTACTCGGGCACAATTACCCTGTATGGCTCGGCTTCAAAGGCGGCAAAGGCGTTGCCACCACATACGGCGTAATATTTTTCTTTGATTTCTTCAATCCGCTTCCGTCGCTCCTCGGCGGAGCAGTATGGTACGTCGTAATGAAAACCAGCCGCTACGTTTCCGTTGGTTCAATCTGCGGACTTTTCGCCGCCGCGTTCCTTACGCTTGCTTTCAAAATGCCGAAGCCGTATTTCTTTGTATCGCTCTTTCTTGCCGCGCTTTCAACGTACAGGCATAAAGACAACCTGAAACGCATAGCGGCAGGCACCGAAACAAAAGTCGGCGAAAAATAA